A genomic segment from Salmo trutta chromosome 38, fSalTru1.1, whole genome shotgun sequence encodes:
- the LOC115177795 gene encoding N-acetyllactosaminide beta-1,3-N-acetylglucosaminyltransferase 2 yields MHGCRKKTRVLCVIMMLNVFVFVFILVGVSRNLDQDKGDQRKPRVPSGRFWRKQMTSEIFWNKEQQRLDYIYNPILMSGLTNDSLLELPDWLNDTKSPDPCQPDYSVTTQVKDYNSLPPRFQDFLLHMHCRSYPMIMDQPRVCESKPYLLLAVKSLAPHFDRRQAIRESWGRVGVLANRTIATVFLLGNAVAVDHFPNLSGMLSHEARLYGDLLQWDYRDSFFNLTLKEVLFLDWFSQRCPDARFVFKGDDDVFVNTWRILDFLHNLPEIRARDLFIGDVITNASPHRDRKLKYFIPESVFVGPYPPYAGGGGFLYSGELALQLHNISQQVALYPIDDVYTGMCLQKLGLVPEKHKGFRTFDIHEKYRGNPCAYKSLMLVHSRTPQEMIKIWAWLSDPELDCQ; encoded by the coding sequence ATGCACGGCTGTCGGAAGAAAACCAGGGTGCTGTGTGTGATAATGATGCTCAACGTCTTCGTCTTCGTCTTCATCCTTGTGGGTGTGTCTCGGAACCTGGACCAGGATAAGGGGGACCAGCGGAAGCCACGCGTTCCCTCCGGGAGGTTCTGGAGGAAGCAGATGACCAGCGAGATCTTCTGGAATAAGGAGCAGCAGAGGCTGGACTACATCTACAACCCCATCCTCATGTCGGGTTTGACCAATGACTCTCTCCTGGAGCTACCTGATTGGCTCAACGACACCAAGTCCCCGGACCCCTGCCAACCGGACTACAGCGTCACCACCCAGGTGAAAGACTACAACTCCCTGCCACCCCGCTTCCAGGACTTCCTGCTGCACATGCACTGCCGCTCGTATCCGATGATCATGGACCAGCCACGCGTATGCGAGAGCAAACCCTACCTCCTATTGGCCGTCAAGTCCCTGGCTCCCCACTTCGACCGGCGGCAGGCCATCCGGGAGTCGTGGGGGCGGGTGGGCGTTCTGGCCAATCGGACTATAGCCACGGTCTTCCTCCTTGGAAATGCCGTGGCAGTCGACCACTTCCCCAACTTGTCTGGGATGCTCAGCCACGAGGCCAGACTTTACGGGGACCTCCTCCAGTGGGACTACCGAGACTCCTTCTTCAACCTCACCCTGAAAGAGGTGCTCTTTCTGGACTGGTTCAGCCAGCGTTGCCCCGACGCCCGCTTTGTCTTCAAGGGGGATGATGACGTCTTCGTCAACACCTGGAGGATCTTAGACTTCCTCCACAATCTTCCAGAGATCAGGGCCAGGGATCTGTTCATAGGGGATGTAATCACCAATGCCAGCCCGCACCGGGACCGGAAGCTCAAGTACTTCATCCCAGAGAGTGTGTTCGTGGGGCCATACCCGCCCTATGCCGGGGGAGGAGGGTTCCTGTACTCTGGGGAACTGGCACTGCAGTTGCACAACATCTCCCAGCAGGTGGCGCTGTATCCTATTGATGATGTCTACACAGGGATGTGTCTCCAAAAGCTGGGCTTGGTCCCGGAGAAGCACAAGGGCTTCAGGACGTTTGACATTCATGAGAAATACAGGGGCAACCCTTGTGCGTATAAGAGCTTAATGCTCGTGCACAGCAGGACGCCGCAGGAGATGATCAAAATCTGGGCCTGGCTCAGCGATCCGGAATTGGACTGTCAGTGA
- the LOC115177797 gene encoding COMM domain-containing protein 1-like, translating into MADVETTKSLNGLLNGIAQIVYYNNAEITEELLKNELYPDLTQEEFRAMYEKMKGLLKSIAAANMDHAQLEAFLTAQTRKQGKGGVSAEQAAALSRFWKSHWARVRESLLGQSRWEPGLKSLTWRVDLQTSASRGGAANIPVALVELELGRAGEDSDFVCLEFDEAKVNQVLKKMAEIQESIDTIVHRS; encoded by the exons ATGGCGGACGTCGAAACAACGAAATCTTTGAACGGTTTGCTGAATGGAATAGCACAAATAGTGTATTATAATAATGCTGAAATAACAGAGGAACTTTTGAAAAATGAACTTTATCCAGATTTAACGCAGGAGGAGTTTCGCGCGATGTATGAAAAGATGAAAGGTCTTTTAAAG TCCATCGCCGCTGCTAACATGGACCACGCCCAGCTGGAAGCCTTCCTGACTGCCCAGACCAGGAAGCAGGGAAAGGGGGGTGTGAGCGCCGAGCAGGCGGCCGCCCTCTCCCGGTTCTGGAAGAGCCATTGGGCCCGGGTAAGGGAGAGCCTGCTGGGCCAGAGCCGCTGGGAGCCCGGCCTGAAGAGCCTCACCTGGAGGGTGGACCTCCAGACCTCAGCCAGCAGAGGGGGGGCCGCCAACATTCCCGTGGCCCTGGTGGAGCTGGAACTGGGCAGGgctggagag GACTCAGACTTTGTGTGTCTGGAGTTTGACGAGGCGAAGGTGAACCAGGTGTTGAAGAAGATGGCTGAGATCCAGGAGAGCATCGACACCATCGTACACCGAAGCTAG